A single genomic interval of Microbacterium oleivorans harbors:
- the trmB gene encoding tRNA (guanosine(46)-N7)-methyltransferase TrmB, producing the protein MPETDEPDTGDEPRYRERPVSFARRSGRMSDGQERAWNQLGSFYAVPVERDQAVLSVRPGAQVDPATLFGRSAPLIVEIGSGQGHAIVAAAETAPATDFLAVEVFRAGLARTMLDADRAGVRNLRLVEANAPEVLEHLLPPASVDELWIFFSDPWHKNRHTKRRLISPDFAPLAARVLKPGGALRLATDWQDYALQMREVMSDAAGFAAGFDGAWAPRFEGRVMTAFERKGIAKGRDIRDLVYLRTDDDLR; encoded by the coding sequence ATGCCCGAGACCGACGAGCCCGACACCGGCGACGAGCCCCGCTACCGCGAGCGCCCCGTGTCGTTCGCGCGTCGCAGCGGCCGGATGAGCGACGGTCAGGAGCGCGCGTGGAACCAGCTCGGATCCTTCTACGCCGTGCCGGTCGAGCGTGATCAGGCGGTGTTGAGCGTGCGCCCCGGTGCGCAGGTCGATCCGGCGACTCTGTTCGGGCGGTCGGCCCCGCTCATCGTCGAGATCGGATCGGGGCAGGGCCACGCGATCGTCGCCGCGGCCGAGACCGCGCCCGCGACGGACTTCCTCGCCGTGGAGGTCTTCCGGGCGGGCCTGGCCCGGACCATGCTCGACGCCGATCGAGCCGGCGTGCGCAACCTGCGCCTGGTCGAGGCGAACGCGCCCGAGGTGCTGGAGCATCTGCTGCCGCCGGCATCGGTCGACGAGCTCTGGATCTTCTTCTCCGACCCGTGGCACAAGAATCGACACACGAAGCGCCGACTCATCTCGCCCGACTTCGCGCCGTTGGCCGCTCGGGTCCTCAAGCCGGGCGGGGCGCTGCGACTGGCCACCGACTGGCAGGATTACGCGCTGCAGATGCGGGAGGTGATGTCGGATGCCGCGGGCTTCGCTGCCGGATTCGACGGCGCCTGGGCGCCGCGGTTCGAGGGACGTGTCATGACGGCCTTCGAGCGCAAGGGCATCGCCAAGGGGCGCGACATCCGCGACCTCGTCTACCTCCGCACCGACGACGACCTGCGCTGA
- a CDS encoding pyridoxamine 5'-phosphate oxidase family protein, giving the protein MSDTEDPRTTLAELLPDFRFAMVTTADADGKLTARPLTVQEAEFDGDLWFVVDRESSVAAHVGERPGVGVALSTNDAWVSLAGEARIVDDRARLGHYWSSTLEAWFPDGPDDPRVTLLRIDAVSGEYWSSAGGRVATAIGLIKSKITGETYEGRNEKLDL; this is encoded by the coding sequence ATGAGCGACACGGAAGATCCCCGCACGACCCTCGCCGAGCTGTTGCCGGACTTCCGGTTCGCGATGGTGACGACCGCCGACGCCGACGGCAAGCTCACGGCCCGCCCGCTCACCGTGCAGGAGGCGGAGTTCGACGGCGACCTCTGGTTCGTCGTGGATCGTGAGTCGTCGGTGGCCGCCCACGTGGGCGAGCGACCGGGCGTCGGGGTCGCACTGAGCACGAACGACGCCTGGGTGTCGCTGGCCGGGGAGGCCCGGATCGTGGACGACCGCGCCCGGCTCGGCCACTACTGGTCGAGCACCCTGGAGGCCTGGTTCCCCGACGGGCCCGACGATCCCCGCGTCACGCTGCTGCGGATCGATGCCGTCTCGGGGGAGTACTGGAGCAGCGCCGGCGGACGCGTCGCGACGGCGATCGGCCTGATCAAATCGAAGATCACGGGCGAGACCTACGAGGGTCGCAACGAGAAGCTCGATCTCTGA
- a CDS encoding CPBP family intramembrane glutamic endopeptidase, whose protein sequence is MKTHAALGSRPFISVSTVPALLVCLAAPAFFVLLQPWLGWTLLVVGLVVALGVDRWRVSETRPSLTRDLSLIALGLVVVSLIDLKAELDNPAMLRFTLALGGAVLLPYLVSRYLYRDHAIRFPWRGGGRWTRFQWIWLAAVLVLGWLILPFYFITSGVYTNWPVVDTPELIVRLFVGVGAVGIWDELFFICTCFALLRRHFADASANVLQAIVFVSFLWELGYQAWGPALTVPFALLQGWIFLRTKSLAYVVTVHLLFDAVVFGVLVHAHNPGLLDALFLVPAP, encoded by the coding sequence ATGAAGACGCACGCAGCCCTCGGGTCACGCCCGTTCATCTCGGTCAGCACCGTCCCGGCGCTTCTGGTGTGCCTGGCCGCGCCCGCGTTCTTCGTCCTGCTGCAGCCCTGGCTGGGCTGGACGCTGCTCGTCGTGGGGCTCGTCGTCGCGCTCGGTGTCGATCGTTGGCGCGTCAGCGAGACGCGCCCTTCGCTCACGCGGGACCTCTCGCTGATCGCGCTCGGCCTGGTCGTAGTCAGCCTGATCGACCTCAAGGCCGAGCTCGACAACCCGGCGATGCTGCGGTTCACGCTCGCCTTGGGCGGCGCCGTGCTGCTGCCCTACCTCGTGTCGCGGTACCTGTACCGGGATCACGCCATCCGATTCCCCTGGCGGGGAGGCGGCCGCTGGACGCGTTTCCAGTGGATCTGGCTCGCCGCCGTGCTGGTCCTGGGCTGGCTGATCCTGCCGTTCTACTTCATCACCTCGGGCGTCTACACCAACTGGCCCGTCGTCGACACGCCCGAGCTCATCGTGCGGCTCTTCGTGGGTGTCGGGGCGGTGGGCATCTGGGACGAGCTGTTCTTCATCTGCACGTGCTTCGCGCTGCTGCGGCGCCACTTCGCCGATGCGTCGGCGAATGTGCTGCAGGCCATCGTGTTCGTGTCGTTCCTCTGGGAGCTCGGCTACCAGGCCTGGGGTCCGGCGCTCACGGTTCCGTTCGCGCTCCTCCAGGGGTGGATCTTCCTCCGCACGAAGTCGCTCGCCTACGTCGTGACGGTGCACCTCCTCTTCGACGCCGTCGTGTTCGGCGTGCTCGTCCATGCCCACAATCCCGGCCTGCTCGACGCCCTCTTCCTCGTTCCCGCACCCTGA
- a CDS encoding DMT family transporter yields the protein MAWFVLLLSAVCEAVWATALGHSQGLTEPAATVVFVVGVTLSMVGLGWAMKQIPIGTAYAVWVGVGAALTVAWSILSGAEPFSIGKVVFIAGIVAAVIGLKLVPAAAAISPDATAGPVRMPRSPRSARRARPLRRSRQ from the coding sequence ATGGCCTGGTTCGTCCTTCTGCTCAGCGCCGTGTGCGAGGCGGTCTGGGCCACCGCCCTCGGCCACTCGCAGGGGCTCACCGAGCCGGCAGCGACCGTCGTGTTCGTCGTCGGGGTGACTCTCAGCATGGTCGGACTCGGCTGGGCGATGAAGCAGATCCCCATCGGGACCGCCTACGCCGTATGGGTGGGTGTCGGCGCCGCGCTCACGGTTGCCTGGTCGATCCTGTCGGGGGCCGAGCCCTTCTCGATCGGCAAAGTGGTGTTCATCGCGGGCATCGTCGCCGCCGTGATCGGACTCAAGCTGGTCCCCGCTGCGGCGGCGATCAGCCCAGACGCGACAGCAGGGCCGGTCCGAATGCCGCGATCGCCGCGATCGGCACGACGAGCGCGGCCGCTGCGACGATCCCGACAATGA
- a CDS encoding DUF7882 family protein, whose translation MGQLFYGNASESIEIPDRLLAHLKVLAATKLRRSESFTLTWKHVDGSASGRSTIWLQPSIPLRFVFDSAEPEKLDSNLLTEMAKSATSSAGLVVDLAEYAPAAAPAAGPASLEASAAPALAGELATAA comes from the coding sequence ATGGGCCAGCTGTTCTACGGGAACGCTTCCGAGTCGATTGAGATCCCTGACCGCCTGCTCGCCCACCTGAAGGTGTTGGCGGCGACGAAGCTGCGACGTTCCGAGAGCTTCACGCTCACGTGGAAGCACGTCGACGGTTCTGCATCGGGGCGCTCGACCATCTGGCTGCAGCCGTCGATCCCCCTCCGGTTCGTCTTCGACTCGGCCGAGCCCGAGAAGCTCGACTCGAACCTGCTGACCGAGATGGCCAAGTCGGCGACATCGTCGGCGGGATTGGTGGTCGATCTGGCCGAGTACGCCCCGGCGGCTGCGCCGGCGGCCGGACCGGCCTCCCTCGAGGCCTCCGCCGCACCCGCCCTCGCGGGAGAACTGGCGACCGCAGCATGA
- a CDS encoding MarR family winged helix-turn-helix transcriptional regulator, whose protein sequence is MTGFFYDNDRQRATSALEALRLYQAAEAAMRRRTRESMSMGENELLVIRQLLRAQSRGLQVKPGDVAKYLGISTASTTSLLDRLESSGYLRRVPHPSDRRSVYLEPTERADDEVRSTLSAMHDRMHQVAADTSAEATEAVIDFLSRMQDAVDSVEPASALRR, encoded by the coding sequence ATGACCGGTTTCTTCTACGACAACGACCGCCAGCGCGCGACCAGCGCCCTGGAGGCCCTGCGCCTCTACCAGGCGGCGGAAGCGGCGATGCGCCGTCGTACGCGCGAGTCGATGTCGATGGGCGAGAACGAGCTCCTGGTCATCCGGCAGTTGCTGCGCGCGCAGTCGCGCGGCTTGCAGGTCAAACCCGGAGACGTTGCGAAGTACCTCGGGATCTCGACCGCCAGCACGACGAGTCTGCTCGACAGACTGGAGAGCTCCGGTTATCTACGCCGAGTCCCGCACCCGAGCGATCGGCGCAGCGTCTATCTCGAGCCCACCGAGCGTGCGGACGACGAGGTCAGATCCACGCTCTCTGCCATGCACGATCGCATGCACCAGGTGGCGGCCGACACGTCGGCCGAGGCGACGGAAGCCGTCATCGACTTCCTCTCCCGGATGCAGGATGCCGTCGACTCGGTCGAGCCGGCGTCTGCACTCCGGCGCTGA
- a CDS encoding DUF3097 domain-containing protein: MDDRYGTDVLAAGWREAGRKVVPETAAEVDLVVEVAADGYCGAVVAVRGGNVELEDRLGKVRIFPLGGGFLVDGEPVKLVAPQAQASAGRLRTASGSFVAPQQRARVARASRILVEGRHDAELVEKVWGADLRVEGVVVEYLQGVDLLDDLLRDEPPSAERRYGVLVDHLVAGSKETRIAEQILRGPHGAHLKIVGHPHIDVWQCVRPEAVGIRAWPVVPRGIDWKTGVCRALGWPAKDQADIAHAWQRILGSVRTYRDLDPALLGRVEELIDFVTV; the protein is encoded by the coding sequence ATGGACGACAGGTACGGCACCGATGTGCTCGCGGCCGGCTGGCGCGAGGCGGGTCGCAAGGTCGTCCCAGAGACGGCCGCAGAGGTCGATCTCGTCGTCGAGGTCGCCGCGGACGGATACTGCGGGGCCGTCGTCGCGGTGCGCGGCGGCAACGTCGAGCTCGAGGACCGTCTCGGCAAGGTGCGCATCTTCCCCCTCGGTGGCGGCTTCCTCGTGGACGGCGAGCCGGTCAAGCTCGTCGCGCCGCAGGCCCAGGCGTCCGCCGGTCGGCTGCGGACGGCATCCGGATCGTTCGTGGCACCGCAGCAGCGGGCCCGTGTCGCACGCGCCTCGCGCATCCTCGTCGAGGGCCGGCACGACGCCGAGCTGGTCGAGAAGGTATGGGGCGCCGACCTGCGTGTCGAGGGTGTCGTCGTGGAGTACCTACAGGGCGTCGATCTGCTCGACGACCTCCTGCGGGACGAGCCGCCCTCGGCCGAGCGACGCTACGGCGTTCTCGTCGACCACCTCGTCGCGGGGTCGAAGGAGACGCGTATCGCCGAACAGATCCTGCGCGGGCCGCACGGGGCGCACCTGAAGATCGTCGGCCACCCCCACATCGACGTCTGGCAGTGCGTCCGCCCCGAGGCGGTCGGCATCCGGGCGTGGCCCGTCGTGCCGCGGGGGATCGACTGGAAGACGGGGGTCTGCCGCGCACTCGGCTGGCCCGCAAAAGACCAGGCCGACATCGCGCACGCCTGGCAGCGCATCCTCGGATCTGTGCGGACGTACCGCGACCTCGACCCCGCTCTGCTCGGGCGGGTGGAGGAGCTGATCGATTTCGTCACGGTCTGA
- a CDS encoding hemolysin family protein — MTEAVLTLLLGILLTLAIIAACGFFVAQEFAYMSVDRSRMAARAEKGDAQAARVLAITKRTSFMLSGAQLGITVTGLMIGYVAEPLIGESIGTLLGGVGIDPSVSVLIGTVGALVLATVVTMIFGELYPKNLAIASPEPLARALAVPTRIYLMLFGWLITVFDVAANALLRLLRIEPLEDVDESATARDLEAIIEESRASGDLPDDLSMIIDRILDFPQRDVEHAMVPRSRIDSISPDTTVGEVRALMATGHTRYPVIGHEDDPVGVVELIDLLRGHYADDAPVSTMMREAVVLPTTMQLPVALDRMRQTRNELACVVDEYGNFDGILTIEDLTEEVIGEISDEHDLDVHEIVSVGDDHWRLPGDIHLDEVERLIGHDLPRDDAETIAGLIISEHGDLLPEGALVRIDLPERASETVQGLRMQRWLDVEVVEVARLVPSELVVRLHEVDLDADAEGGDAVVAAGAPDEEVTR; from the coding sequence ATGACCGAAGCGGTCCTGACACTGTTGTTGGGGATCCTGCTGACGCTGGCGATCATCGCGGCCTGCGGATTCTTCGTCGCGCAGGAGTTCGCCTACATGTCGGTCGACCGGTCGCGCATGGCGGCCCGGGCCGAGAAGGGCGACGCGCAGGCAGCACGCGTGCTCGCCATCACCAAGCGCACCTCTTTCATGCTCTCGGGCGCGCAGCTCGGCATCACCGTGACCGGCCTGATGATCGGCTACGTCGCCGAGCCTCTGATCGGCGAATCCATCGGCACGCTCCTCGGCGGAGTCGGCATCGACCCGTCCGTCTCGGTGCTGATCGGTACCGTGGGGGCGCTGGTGCTCGCGACCGTCGTGACGATGATCTTCGGCGAGCTCTACCCGAAGAATCTCGCCATCGCGAGTCCCGAGCCGCTCGCGCGCGCGTTGGCGGTGCCCACCCGTATCTATCTGATGCTCTTCGGCTGGCTGATCACCGTGTTCGACGTCGCCGCGAACGCGCTGCTGCGCCTGCTGCGCATCGAGCCTCTCGAGGACGTCGACGAGAGCGCGACCGCGCGTGACCTCGAGGCGATCATCGAGGAGTCCCGCGCGAGCGGCGACCTTCCCGACGATCTGTCGATGATCATCGACCGCATCCTCGACTTCCCGCAGCGCGACGTCGAGCACGCGATGGTGCCGCGCTCGCGCATCGACTCGATCTCGCCCGACACGACGGTGGGCGAGGTGCGCGCGCTCATGGCGACGGGCCACACGCGCTACCCGGTCATCGGCCACGAGGACGACCCCGTCGGCGTCGTCGAGCTGATCGACCTGCTGCGCGGCCATTACGCCGACGATGCGCCGGTGTCGACGATGATGCGCGAGGCCGTCGTGCTTCCGACGACCATGCAGCTGCCCGTCGCGCTCGACCGCATGCGGCAGACGCGCAACGAGCTCGCGTGCGTCGTCGACGAATACGGCAACTTCGACGGCATCCTCACGATCGAGGACCTGACCGAGGAGGTCATCGGCGAGATCTCGGACGAGCACGACCTCGACGTCCACGAGATCGTCAGCGTCGGCGACGACCATTGGCGCCTGCCCGGCGACATCCACCTCGACGAGGTCGAGCGGCTCATCGGCCACGACCTGCCGCGGGACGACGCCGAGACCATCGCCGGACTCATCATCAGCGAGCACGGCGACCTGCTGCCCGAGGGGGCTCTCGTGCGAATCGACCTGCCCGAGCGCGCGTCCGAGACCGTTCAGGGCCTGCGGATGCAGCGCTGGCTGGACGTCGAGGTGGTCGAGGTCGCGCGGCTCGTCCCGTCGGAGCTCGTCGTGCGCCTGCACGAGGTGGACCTGGATGCCGACGCCGAGGGCGGCGATGCCGTCGTCGCGGCCGGCGCGCCCGATGAGGAGGTGACCCGATGA
- a CDS encoding alpha/beta fold hydrolase: MTEITAHKGLFNDVELHVDDTGGSGRPVVLIHGWPLSAESWSEQIPALAAAGYRVVAYDRRGFGRSDKPRSGYDYNTFASDLAAVLETLDLRDVTLVGFSMGGGEVARYIANHGQDRLRSVVFAAAVPPYLAQTPDNPEGPLTQEQADEMENGLKEDEATFYDGFTTQFFSVDGDLKVTEEQRQQAIALTRQADHHAALKSMEAFGTTDFRRDLEAVTVPALVIHGSGDGTVPFEGSGKRTHEQLAGSELVLIDDAPHGLNVSHAGRFNEALLAFLAK; encoded by the coding sequence ATGACTGAGATCACCGCACACAAAGGCCTCTTCAACGACGTCGAGCTGCACGTCGACGACACCGGCGGCAGCGGCCGTCCGGTCGTGCTCATCCACGGCTGGCCGCTGTCGGCCGAATCATGGTCCGAGCAGATCCCGGCTCTCGCCGCCGCCGGATACCGTGTGGTCGCCTACGACCGCCGCGGCTTCGGCCGGAGCGACAAGCCGCGCTCGGGCTACGACTACAACACCTTCGCCTCCGATCTCGCCGCGGTGCTCGAGACCCTGGATCTGCGGGACGTGACGCTCGTCGGATTCTCGATGGGCGGCGGCGAGGTCGCCCGTTACATCGCCAATCACGGCCAGGACCGGCTGCGCAGCGTCGTCTTCGCCGCGGCGGTGCCTCCCTATCTCGCCCAGACCCCCGACAACCCGGAGGGCCCGCTGACGCAGGAGCAGGCCGACGAGATGGAGAACGGCCTCAAGGAGGACGAGGCGACGTTCTACGACGGGTTCACGACCCAGTTCTTCTCGGTCGACGGCGATCTCAAGGTCACCGAGGAGCAGCGTCAGCAGGCGATCGCGCTGACACGACAGGCCGACCACCACGCTGCGCTCAAGTCGATGGAGGCCTTCGGCACCACCGACTTCCGCCGTGACCTCGAGGCCGTCACCGTGCCCGCCCTGGTCATCCACGGTTCGGGCGACGGCACCGTCCCCTTCGAGGGCTCGGGGAAGCGCACGCACGAGCAGCTCGCGGGAAGCGAGCTCGTCCTGATCGACGACGCACCGCACGGTCTGAATGTCAGCCACGCGGGGCGGTTCAACGAGGCGCTGCTCGCCTTCCTCGCGAAGTGA
- a CDS encoding DNA-formamidopyrimidine glycosylase family protein, producing the protein MCAVEHPRELVVPEGDSVYRLADRLRRQVAHRRIVAGELRSGTAAGTSLAGLAIGGFDTHGKHLVTTLDPGWALHTHLLMQGSWSVTRAGRSVPARLRSAVRVRASLDDGSTLWGIDMPVVEMLRASSVRAALAHLGPDPLRPDWDAAEAARRLRSAADRPLVAALLDQRIIAGLGNLWVNELAFLSGAHPFAPAGAVDADALVDRAARALRLSATVAGMYQVTTGDRRPGRSHWVAGRAGKPCLRCGTMIRVRAEVADDPQRRRTWWCPFCQPSGS; encoded by the coding sequence ATGTGCGCCGTCGAACACCCCCGGGAACTCGTCGTGCCCGAAGGTGACAGCGTCTACCGGCTGGCCGACCGCCTTCGGCGGCAGGTCGCGCACCGGCGCATCGTCGCCGGAGAGCTCCGGTCAGGAACGGCGGCGGGGACATCGCTGGCAGGTCTGGCGATCGGCGGCTTCGACACGCACGGCAAGCACCTGGTCACCACACTGGACCCGGGATGGGCGTTGCACACGCACCTGCTCATGCAGGGGTCGTGGTCGGTCACCCGGGCAGGACGGTCGGTGCCGGCGCGGCTGAGGTCGGCGGTGCGCGTGCGAGCGTCGCTCGATGACGGGAGCACCCTCTGGGGAATCGACATGCCCGTGGTCGAGATGCTCCGCGCGTCCTCGGTGCGAGCCGCTCTCGCGCACCTGGGTCCGGACCCGCTGCGACCCGATTGGGATGCCGCCGAGGCGGCCCGGAGGCTGCGGTCGGCTGCGGATCGCCCCCTCGTCGCCGCCTTGCTCGACCAGCGGATCATCGCGGGACTCGGAAACCTGTGGGTCAACGAGCTCGCGTTCCTCTCCGGGGCGCATCCGTTCGCTCCGGCCGGTGCCGTCGACGCGGATGCGCTCGTGGATCGGGCGGCTCGTGCGCTTCGACTCTCGGCGACCGTCGCCGGGATGTATCAGGTGACGACGGGGGACCGGCGACCGGGCCGGTCCCACTGGGTCGCGGGTCGTGCCGGCAAGCCGTGTCTTCGCTGCGGGACGATGATCCGCGTGCGGGCCGAGGTCGCCGACGATCCGCAGCGGCGCCGGACCTGGTGGTGCCCGTTCTGTCAGCCTTCCGGCTCGTGA
- a CDS encoding DMT family transporter: MAWVILIASGVLEAVWASALAASEGFRRRRPTMVFVVALVASMGGLALAMTELPTGTAYAVWVGVGATLTVVWAMITRRERASTARILLLLLLVASVIGLKVVS, from the coding sequence ATGGCATGGGTGATTCTGATCGCTTCGGGCGTCCTGGAAGCGGTGTGGGCCTCCGCGCTCGCAGCATCCGAGGGGTTCCGCCGGCGGCGGCCGACGATGGTCTTCGTCGTCGCCCTCGTGGCGAGCATGGGCGGCCTCGCCCTGGCGATGACCGAGCTGCCCACCGGCACCGCGTACGCCGTGTGGGTGGGCGTGGGTGCGACGCTCACCGTCGTGTGGGCGATGATCACCCGACGCGAGCGAGCCTCGACCGCGCGCATCCTGCTGCTTCTGCTGCTCGTGGCCTCGGTCATCGGGCTGAAGGTGGTCAGCTGA
- a CDS encoding TPM domain-containing protein — MRVLRAVTLSIVATLMLVLGGSAAAWATDPVDLGAGRVVDRVDALSEGEERSLDERLTALSSEAGIDLWVVYVDAFTSPSDAEGWANDVAQKGGLGVNQYVLAIATEQRNFYLSGDTAGPVDADALGRIETEDILPELRSGDWSGAAFAAAGGLAAAVGVSGDDAGGGSDSGRGVPVLTIVLGILAVGAVIAVVVIVVRRRRAGASVERGPASEPIEELARRSASALVAADDAIRTSEQELGFARAQFGDDAATAFTETLAQARRDLDEAFSLQQRLDDDQPDTEADVRAVHTRILELCAHADAELDARTEEFDRLRALEQNAPEALVRIQQERATAATGLDDAIASLERLRSTYAPDELSTVGDNHDQARSRLDYADEQLAAAQAAIAAGDGSAAAVALRAAEGAVAQAARLEAAVDKVSADLATAERDAAALIGELEQDVAAAVGVPDPDGSLAAVVSATRQQIDASRAQLTGTHRRPQTALATLLGANSAIDAALAGARDAAQRATRARQTLEQQLQQARARVSAAEDYIGTRRGAVGATARTRVAEARASLDRAEATAQIEPERALADAARATQLSGLAIDAARTDVGGFAQGSPGSNSNGMMGAMIGGMVLNSLLGGGSTGRRSSGFGGSGFGTPRGGFGGGSRGRSGGGFGGGRSRRGGGRF; from the coding sequence ATGCGCGTGCTCCGAGCAGTGACGCTCTCGATCGTGGCGACTCTGATGCTCGTCCTCGGCGGTTCCGCCGCAGCGTGGGCCACCGATCCTGTCGACTTGGGCGCCGGCCGCGTGGTCGATCGGGTCGACGCGCTGTCGGAGGGGGAGGAACGATCCCTCGACGAGAGGCTCACCGCTCTCAGCAGCGAGGCCGGAATCGATCTCTGGGTGGTCTACGTCGACGCCTTCACCTCACCCTCCGACGCGGAGGGCTGGGCGAACGACGTCGCGCAGAAGGGCGGTCTCGGCGTGAACCAGTACGTCCTCGCCATCGCGACCGAACAGCGCAACTTCTATCTCTCGGGCGACACCGCCGGTCCGGTCGACGCCGATGCCCTCGGACGCATCGAGACGGAGGACATCCTGCCGGAGCTCCGCTCGGGCGACTGGAGCGGAGCGGCCTTCGCCGCCGCCGGCGGCCTGGCCGCTGCCGTCGGCGTCTCCGGCGACGACGCGGGCGGCGGTTCGGACAGTGGCAGAGGTGTCCCCGTGCTCACGATCGTCCTCGGCATCCTGGCCGTGGGCGCCGTCATCGCCGTCGTCGTCATCGTCGTCCGGCGCCGTCGCGCCGGCGCGTCGGTCGAACGCGGCCCGGCCTCCGAGCCGATCGAGGAGCTCGCCCGCCGATCGGCCAGTGCGCTCGTCGCCGCGGACGACGCCATTCGCACGAGCGAACAGGAGCTCGGGTTCGCCCGAGCACAGTTCGGGGACGACGCGGCGACCGCATTCACCGAGACGCTCGCGCAAGCCCGCCGCGATCTCGACGAGGCTTTCTCGCTCCAACAGCGACTCGACGACGACCAGCCCGACACCGAGGCGGACGTGCGTGCCGTCCACACGCGGATCCTCGAGCTCTGTGCACACGCCGACGCCGAGCTCGACGCCCGGACGGAGGAATTCGATCGTCTGCGCGCCCTCGAGCAGAACGCCCCCGAGGCGCTCGTGCGCATCCAGCAGGAGCGCGCGACCGCCGCGACCGGCCTCGACGACGCGATCGCCTCTCTCGAGCGGCTCCGTTCGACCTACGCGCCCGACGAGCTCTCGACCGTCGGCGACAACCACGACCAGGCACGAAGCCGCCTCGACTACGCGGACGAGCAGCTCGCCGCGGCTCAGGCAGCGATCGCAGCGGGCGACGGCTCCGCCGCAGCCGTTGCGCTGCGGGCTGCGGAGGGAGCCGTGGCCCAGGCCGCCCGGTTGGAGGCCGCGGTCGACAAGGTATCCGCCGACCTCGCGACCGCCGAACGCGACGCGGCGGCCCTCATCGGCGAGCTCGAGCAGGATGTCGCTGCAGCCGTCGGCGTGCCCGACCCCGATGGGTCACTCGCCGCGGTCGTCTCGGCGACGCGCCAGCAGATCGACGCCTCACGCGCCCAGCTCACCGGCACTCACCGCCGCCCGCAGACGGCTCTGGCAACCCTCCTCGGCGCCAACTCGGCCATCGACGCAGCACTCGCGGGAGCCCGCGACGCCGCCCAGCGGGCGACGCGCGCCCGGCAGACGCTGGAGCAGCAGCTGCAGCAGGCCCGAGCGCGGGTCTCAGCGGCCGAGGATTACATCGGGACGCGACGCGGGGCAGTCGGAGCCACGGCGCGGACACGCGTCGCCGAAGCGCGCGCGTCCCTGGACCGGGCCGAAGCCACCGCTCAAATCGAGCCCGAACGCGCCCTCGCCGATGCCGCGCGCGCGACGCAGCTCAGCGGCCTCGCGATCGACGCGGCACGGACGGATGTCGGCGGCTTCGCGCAGGGCTCGCCCGGCTCGAACTCCAACGGCATGATGGGAGCCATGATCGGCGGCATGGTGCTGAACTCGCTGTTGGGCGGCGGCTCCACGGGGCGTCGTTCGTCGGGATTCGGCGGCAGCGGCTTCGGCACACCCCGCGGCGGATTCGGCGGCGGCTCACGCGGCCGCAGCGGCGGCGGATTCGGCGGCGGCCGTTCGCGGCGCGGCGGCGGCCGCTTCTGA
- a CDS encoding peptide ABC transporter permease, whose product MTSLLAEPAAPRVLSARRITWSTVAPGFYVASTDGEFVGSIDVSSDGHYIALDGHATPIGRYATLKEAQHSLLTTDAPGNRARKRMVRRNIRAAATASGAVAGALALTAGALAPFI is encoded by the coding sequence ATGACCAGCCTCCTCGCCGAGCCGGCGGCCCCGCGCGTCCTGAGCGCGCGTCGCATCACCTGGTCGACCGTGGCGCCCGGCTTCTACGTCGCCTCCACCGACGGCGAGTTCGTCGGATCGATCGACGTGTCGTCGGACGGCCATTACATCGCCCTCGACGGCCACGCCACACCGATCGGCCGGTACGCGACGCTGAAAGAGGCGCAGCACTCGCTCCTCACCACGGATGCTCCGGGAAACCGCGCCCGCAAGCGCATGGTCCGTCGCAACATCCGTGCCGCCGCCACGGCCTCCGGTGCCGTCGCGGGTGCGCTCGCGCTCACGGCCGGCGCCCTCGCACCGTTCATCTGA